From the Planktothricoides raciborskii GIHE-MW2 genome, the window GCCTAACGCACCAAATCATCGGCATAATCATCGACCCATTATCGAAAATTTTTATTGATTAAATTATCGGATTAATATTATATAATTAGGTGCGTTACGGCGCGATTGTAAATTATTGGTTGAAGTTTGAAATTATTTCGCGCCTAACACACCCTACGCTGAATTATCGCATTTATTTTTAGAAGAAAATATGGTGCGTTACGGCGCGATTTTCAAGGGTTGGTTTGAGTTAAAGATAGTTTCGCGCCTAACACACCCTACCCTGAATATGTGCGATCGCCTCTTTCCCCCCAAACAGCGATCGCCTGATGATATAATTTAATCAAAGCTTAATCAAAGCCCTAATTTTTACTATGAAAACATTAACTAGAATTACTCTTAATCCCCAAGTTATGGGTGGTAAACCTTGCATTCGAGGGATGAGAGTAACCGTAGGAGCGATCGTTGGTCTAATGGCCTCCGGTCACACCCCCGCTGACATTTTGAAAGCCTATCCTTATTTAGAAGAAGCCGATATATATGAAGCCCTAGCTTATGCAGCTTGGCGAGTAGAAGAACAAGAAGTACCCCTGATGGTGACATGAAAATATTAATAGACATGAACCTATCACCGGATTGAGTTGGGATTTTTGCTAAATATTCAATTGAGTCAGTTCACTGGTTAAATGTGGGAGATCCAGCCGCCATAGACCAAATAATTATGAATTGGGCTAATACTAACGGCTATATTGTTTTCACTCACGACCTGGATTTTGGCATACTTCTAGCCACTACCCAAGCTACCGCTCCAAGTGTAATTCAAGTAAGAACGCAAGATATCTTACCTACTACCTTGGAAAATATCGTAATTCAAGTTCTGCGTCAGTTTGAATCCGAATTAGATCGCGGTGCTTTAATTACGATCGATCCCGCTCGTTCTCGAGTTAAAATTTTGCCGATTATTCCATCTAAGTCATAATTATGATGTGCGATTCCCGTCTCTGGATCCGCTGCGCGGAATCGCCTCTTTTCCCACAAGGAAAGAACCGGGTTTTTTCGATAAATTTTGTTAGTTAATCCCTGCAATGGAATAAAAACCCGGTTTCTCAACTAAACAGCGATCGCCTCTTTTCCCACAAGGAGAGAACCGGGTTTTTTCGATAAATGTATGCTTGTCAACCTAGATGTTGGGTAAAAACCCGGTTTCTATTCGTGAGCGATCACCCTTTCACGCTCTATTTTTCTCCAACTGACTCAAGTCATATCGACTTTATAACTATCTTCAGCAGTCAGCTATTAGCCCCTGATACCTGATCGCTGACTGCTGATAGCTAGAATGAATTAGTGAATCACCACCAAAAAGCTTTAGACCCTTTAGAAGACCCTTTAGACCAGTTGCGCGATCGCCGTTTCAAACAGTTGCAAAGCTCGATCGATTTCTGCGGCAGAAACAATTAACGGAGGAACAAAGCGCACCACTTTCAGGCCTGCGGGAACTAACAGCAATCCTTGAGAAATTGCCGCTTTCACCAGGTCAGTAGAAGCGATCGGGCTATCTGCCTTTAATTCCAAACCATTAATCAAACCCCAGCCGCGCACTTCCTCCACCAGAGTGGGATATTTAGCGGCGATCGCCTGTAAACCTTGGCGCAACTGTTGCCCCCGGTCTTGGACATTCGCCAGTAAATTTTCGCTTTCCAAAGTATGACAAACCGCCAAAGCGACCGCACAAGCAAAGGGGTTGCCGCCAAAAGTGCTGGCATGATCCCCCGGTTTAAACACATCACAATGGGATTTGCACAACAGCGCCCCAATGGGAATGCCACCGCCCAACCCTTTGGCAGAAGTAAAAATATCCGGTTCAATGCCCAGATTTTCATAACCCCAAAGTTTGCCAGAACGTCCCATTCCCACTTGGACTTCATCCAAAATCAGCAAAATGCCTTTTTCATCGCAAATTTGGCGAATTGCTTGGAAATAAGCCACGTCACCGGGACGGACACCCCCCTCTCCTTGCAAAGCTTCCAGCATAATGGCCGCCACGCGCCGTTTTTCGCCCCCGTCGAGTTGGGCGATCGCGGCTTTAATCGCTTCCAAGTCATTAAACGGCACATAGCAAAATCCGGGCACCAGGGGATCGAAATTCTTCTGATATTTAGGTTGACCCGTAGCTGTAATAGTGGCCAAAGTCCGCCCGTGGAAACTCGCATGGGCAGTTAAAATCACTGGGTCGTCAATATTTAACACCGTATGGGCGTATTTGCGGGCCAATTTAATCGCCCCCTCGTTCGCTTCGGCCCCGGAATTGCAGAAAAAAGCGCGATCGGCGCAAGAACGATCCACCAACCACTGAGCCAACTGACCTTGTACCGGGATATAGTACAAATTAGAAACATGGTGCAATGTTTGCATTTGCTGCGTCACTGCCGCCACCATTGCCGGGTGAGCGTGTCCTAGGGTACAAGTAGCAATTCCCGCCACAAAATCTAGATATTCTTTCCCGTCCGTATCCCATACGCGACAGCCGTCGCCTTTGGTCAAAGCAATGGGAAAACGGCCATAAGTTTCCATCACCGCATCGTCAAATTCAGCCGCACTAAAGGAGTTAAACTCCTTTGAAGTCGAGGTGACAGAAGGTTTTTGAGTTAAAGTTTCTGGAGTCACCGGCAGTTCCTCTCATCATAATTTCAATGCCTTATTCGGATTTAGTATAGTGAAAAGCGATCGACAAGACTGTTATGTGCGATCGGACTCTCACGAATTATTTTGTTATTTGTTGTTGGTTGTTTGTTGTTGGTTGTTGGTTATTTGTTGTTAGTTATTTGTTATTTGTTGGTGGTTGCCGATAAGGAGAAAAACGAACTAACCATCACGAATCAGTCATCAGTCATAACCATAGTCATAACCATCAAAAATTGGAGAAAATCCTGTTAAGAGTTATAATGATTCCAGGGTAAATGCTTTGGTACTTGGCAGCATCCCATATTTGGACAAAACAATCATTTTCCCAGTCAAAAATATTATTTTGCGGAGGCTTGAACATGACTCAAATTACTAACCATAAAACCAATAGTCAAAAATTAACGCAAATTGTCGAAACCTTAATTGACAATAATCCGATTTACCAAGAAAACTTAGATCGCCAGGAAATTATTCTGATGATTAATCAAAATTTTAATCCGGTAGCCATTCCCGACCTGAATAGCATCTCTGAGGAAGAATTAACTAAAAGGATTAAAAGAATTTTGTCTTTAAATTTAGTCTCAGGAATGCTCAATGATTTTACTCCAGAGCAAATGCGACTTTTTGATGAATCGGTGAAGCGAGGGTAAATGGGTTATTTATTAGATACTAACATTGTTTCTGCATCCCTCAAACAAAATATCAAATACCAAATTCCGTTCTCACAACCCGTTTATAAAGCCATCTGTCATTCCCGCGAATGCGGGAATCCACAATCGACAAGCGTTTTAGGAGATTATCGTAGGGGCGAGCAAGCGAATCGCCCCTATTATCAGAACCGGATTTGGTATTAAAACTACTCTCTAACGACCTATAAATATTTGTGATTCAGGCAATAGAAAATTTCTGTAATGTGTAAAAAATCATTGTCACACCCAGTCAAAGATATTATTTTGCGGAGGCTTGAACATGGCTCAAATTACTAACCATAAAACGAATAGTCAAAAATTAACGCAAATTGTCGAAACCTTAATTGACAATAATCCGATTTACCAAGAAAACTTGAATCGCCAGGAAATGATTCTGATAATTAATCAAAATTTTAATCCGGTAGCCATTCCCGACCTGAATAGCATCTCTGAAGAAGAATTAACCAAACGGATTAAAAGTATTTTGTCTTTACATTTAGTCTCAGGAATGCTCAATGATTTTACTCCAGAGCAAATGCGACTTTTTGATGAATCGGTGAAGCGAGGGTAAATGGGTTATTTATTAGATACTAACATTGTTTCTGCATCCCTCAAACAAAATATCAAAATCAACTTAAAACTACAAGAAGTTAGTGGTTTTAAAGTCGATATTTTTATTAGTGGGATAACTTACTATGAAATCCAAAGAGGTCTGCTCAGAACTAATGCCACCAAAAAGCTGGCTTTATTTGAACAATTTTGTCAAGATTATCCCATTTTATTTTTAGACCATCTAAGGATTTTTCAAAAAGCATCAGAAATTCATGCAGATTTAACCCGTCAAGGGAGGATTATTCAAGATGCAGATATTTTGATCGCCGCTACTGCGATGATTCATGGATTAATTTTAGTTTCCCACGATTCTGACTTAACTAGGGTTAAAGACTTACAGCTAGAAAATTGGTTAATAGCGTAAACCTGTAGGGGCGAAGCATTCCGGCAGATAAATTATTGGTTAAAAGCAGAAACTTTATCCCGGAATGCTTCGCCCTCACTGCGGTAATGCTTCGCTAACGCCCTACCAATATTTGTGATTCAGGCAATAGAAAATTTCTGTAATGCGATCAAAGAAGGAATAAATACTTTTATTTAAATCAGATTTTTCTTCTTTTTATCCACACTACTGCCATGATTACCTTAAAAATGTAAGTTGGATTGACAAAGAAAACTTCCAACATGAGTCTTGCAATTGTTGGGTTTCGTCGATGGCATACCCAACCTACAATAATGCTACAATAATGCTAAAAATTATCAGTTAAAGCTTTAGTGCAATATCCTTTCTATTTCAGAAAAAATATCTTTTCTAAATTCACCTGATGAATACATGCCAAACCCAGCCGTCACTAGCATAGGCCAAGCAATAAACCAGGCTATGCCTAAAGATGCTAACTGTTTGCGAATGTCTCCATCATCTATTGTAACAACTACTGATTTATCCGTATTACTGAGTTCAATATTGTATTCAAAAACCAACCCAGAAATTTGTCTAAAAAAGCCAGTTTTGTTTACAGAAATAATATAACGATCGAGATGCCATTCCTTTCGCTTAACCGAGAAATTGTGGGCTGACAACAACCAGTCTGCTAACTTACTGCCTAAATCCTCGATACTCGTGGAATGTATGTTTTTGATTGTACGGACTTGGACACTCATAAACACTCCTTCTTCTGTGACTTCTTCTGTGAGTTGTTATTTACACTCTTAGAAAGCTAAACGCTATAGATGCCTATCTTACTACTTCACAAACTGATAATTACCACACAAAATGCGGTGGGTTAATCATTGATTAAGCAAATCAGTCAATTTAGGATGATTTGCTTAATATCTGACATTATACTTTGT encodes:
- a CDS encoding DUF433 domain-containing protein — its product is MKTLTRITLNPQVMGGKPCIRGMRVTVGAIVGLMASGHTPADILKAYPYLEEADIYEALAYAAWRVEEQEVPLMVT
- a CDS encoding DUF5615 family PIN-like protein, translated to MESVHWLNVGDPAAIDQIIMNWANTNGYIVFTHDLDFGILLATTQATAPSVIQVRTQDILPTTLENIVIQVLRQFESELDRGALITIDPARSRVKILPIIPSKS
- a CDS encoding aspartate aminotransferase family protein, with protein sequence MTPETLTQKPSVTSTSKEFNSFSAAEFDDAVMETYGRFPIALTKGDGCRVWDTDGKEYLDFVAGIATCTLGHAHPAMVAAVTQQMQTLHHVSNLYYIPVQGQLAQWLVDRSCADRAFFCNSGAEANEGAIKLARKYAHTVLNIDDPVILTAHASFHGRTLATITATGQPKYQKNFDPLVPGFCYVPFNDLEAIKAAIAQLDGGEKRRVAAIMLEALQGEGGVRPGDVAYFQAIRQICDEKGILLILDEVQVGMGRSGKLWGYENLGIEPDIFTSAKGLGGGIPIGALLCKSHCDVFKPGDHASTFGGNPFACAVALAVCHTLESENLLANVQDRGQQLRQGLQAIAAKYPTLVEEVRGWGLINGLELKADSPIASTDLVKAAISQGLLLVPAGLKVVRFVPPLIVSAAEIDRALQLFETAIAQLV
- a CDS encoding type II toxin-antitoxin system VapC family toxin translates to MGYLLDTNIVSASLKQNIKINLKLQEVSGFKVDIFISGITYYEIQRGLLRTNATKKLALFEQFCQDYPILFLDHLRIFQKASEIHADLTRQGRIIQDADILIAATAMIHGLILVSHDSDLTRVKDLQLENWLIA